One window of Dyadobacter sandarakinus genomic DNA carries:
- a CDS encoding cytochrome ubiquinol oxidase subunit I, giving the protein MNDFIAARSQMALSLGFHIVFSCIGMVMPFFMAVAHYYWLTTHNVVYRNVTKAWSKGVAIFFATGAVSGTVLSFELGLLWPEFMKHAGPIFGMPFSLEGTAFFIEAIALGFFLYGWERFNPWFHWFTGVIVGVSGLASGILVVAANAWMNSPAGFDFVNGQYLNIDPIAAMFNRAWFSQALHMTIAAFAATGFAVAGIHALMILRGQHIAFHTRSFKIAAIFGCVAALVQPLSGDISAKDVATRQPAKLAAMEAHFETEKSASLIVGGIPDEEAREVKYALRLPGFLSFLAHGNFEAEVTGLDRIAKENHPPVAITHYAFQTMVGMGMIMMGIAAVYLLALFKHKKWLTKSWLFKLFALATPLGFIAVEAGWTVTEVGRQPWIIYNVMRTADAVTPMPGIAYSFYLFTAVYVSLALFVIFMLYRQIKMVGKLYDEEGESFR; this is encoded by the coding sequence ATGAATGATTTTATAGCCGCCAGGTCGCAAATGGCCCTATCGCTGGGGTTCCATATTGTGTTTTCCTGCATTGGGATGGTCATGCCCTTTTTCATGGCCGTGGCCCACTACTACTGGCTCACCACCCATAACGTTGTTTACCGGAACGTTACGAAGGCGTGGAGCAAAGGAGTTGCCATTTTCTTTGCAACAGGCGCTGTTTCCGGTACGGTACTATCCTTTGAGCTCGGACTTTTGTGGCCGGAGTTTATGAAACATGCGGGTCCCATTTTCGGGATGCCTTTTTCGCTGGAAGGAACTGCATTTTTTATTGAAGCGATCGCGCTTGGCTTTTTTCTTTATGGCTGGGAACGCTTTAATCCCTGGTTTCACTGGTTTACCGGGGTGATTGTGGGCGTAAGCGGGCTGGCCTCGGGTATACTCGTGGTGGCTGCCAATGCCTGGATGAACAGCCCTGCGGGCTTTGACTTTGTAAACGGACAATACTTGAACATTGATCCCATTGCAGCTATGTTCAACAGAGCCTGGTTTTCACAGGCCTTGCACATGACCATCGCCGCTTTTGCCGCCACAGGCTTTGCCGTCGCGGGCATTCATGCCCTTATGATCCTCCGCGGACAGCATATCGCTTTCCATACCCGATCATTCAAAATCGCTGCTATTTTCGGATGTGTGGCCGCGCTTGTTCAGCCACTGAGCGGCGACATTTCTGCCAAGGATGTGGCTACCCGCCAGCCTGCCAAGCTTGCCGCGATGGAAGCCCATTTCGAAACCGAAAAGTCTGCCTCGCTCATTGTAGGCGGCATACCCGACGAGGAAGCGAGAGAGGTAAAATATGCACTGCGGCTGCCGGGCTTTCTGAGTTTTCTGGCTCACGGCAACTTCGAGGCCGAAGTAACAGGGTTGGATCGTATTGCCAAAGAAAACCACCCGCCGGTCGCTATCACGCATTATGCATTCCAAACGATGGTGGGGATGGGTATGATCATGATGGGCATCGCTGCGGTGTACCTGCTGGCTTTGTTTAAACATAAAAAATGGCTGACCAAAAGTTGGTTGTTCAAGCTTTTTGCGCTGGCGACCCCGCTGGGATTCATTGCAGTGGAAGCAGGCTGGACCGTCACCGAAGTTGGCCGCCAACCCTGGATCATTTACAACGTCATGCGCACTGCCGACGCCGTCACCCCCATGCCGGGCATTGCCTACTCATTTTACCTCTTCACGGCCGTATACGTTTCCCTGGCACTTTTTGTGATTTTCATGCTCTACCGGCAGATTAAGATGGTCGGGAAGTTGTACGATGAGGAGGGGGAGAGTTTTAGATGA
- a CDS encoding CsbD family protein produces the protein MSAFSQQVKGNWNELKGKLKAQYADLTDDDLLYEEGQEDQLLGRLQQKLGKTREEVETEVSNWSK, from the coding sequence ATGAGTGCGTTCTCACAACAAGTAAAAGGAAACTGGAATGAGTTGAAAGGAAAACTGAAAGCCCAGTATGCAGATCTTACAGACGACGACCTGCTGTATGAAGAAGGACAGGAAGATCAGCTTCTTGGCCGCCTGCAGCAGAAGCTCGGCAAAACCAGGGAAGAGGTAGAAACAGAAGTTTCCAACTGGTCGAAATAA
- a CDS encoding cytochrome d ubiquinol oxidase subunit II has product MLYVVITFLWASILLYLLLGGADFGAGILELFTSRKNKAITRKTLYAAIGPIWEANHMWLIIAIVILFVGFPLIYATMSVNLHIPLTIMLLGIIARGTAFTFRHYDAVKDDTQSLYNTIFVYSSFTTPFFLGIIAGSAVSGHIDPNARDFLSAYIFSWLHWFSAAVGLFTVSICGFLASVYLIGEADSDEERLRFAHKAQFFNIAAVICGILVFAAAYFEKIPLIDWVFGNWVGRLAILFATLSLVWMWSLLYRGQIGLLRILAGFQVTMILLTTTYRHFPNIVILRGGGYLSLLEHSGHEKTIEALGMALLLGSVLILPALIYLIYSFQQKPLDAEHY; this is encoded by the coding sequence ATGCTCTACGTTGTCATCACATTCCTCTGGGCGTCTATTCTGCTTTACCTGCTGCTGGGGGGTGCGGATTTCGGGGCGGGGATTCTTGAACTTTTTACGTCACGAAAAAACAAGGCGATCACGCGGAAAACCCTGTATGCTGCCATCGGGCCGATCTGGGAGGCTAACCATATGTGGCTGATCATTGCCATTGTGATCCTGTTTGTAGGTTTTCCGCTGATCTACGCTACGATGTCTGTCAATCTGCACATTCCGCTGACGATCATGCTGCTCGGCATTATTGCCCGGGGTACGGCTTTCACTTTCAGGCATTATGATGCTGTCAAGGATGACACACAAAGTTTGTACAATACCATTTTCGTTTATTCAAGCTTCACCACGCCTTTTTTTCTCGGCATCATTGCAGGCAGTGCGGTTTCCGGGCACATTGATCCCAATGCACGTGATTTTCTTTCAGCCTACATTTTCAGCTGGCTGCACTGGTTTTCGGCTGCAGTAGGCTTGTTCACGGTTTCGATATGCGGCTTTCTGGCATCGGTGTACCTCATCGGCGAGGCAGATAGCGATGAAGAACGGCTGCGGTTCGCGCACAAAGCCCAGTTTTTCAACATTGCAGCGGTGATTTGCGGCATACTCGTATTTGCGGCTGCCTATTTTGAAAAAATACCTTTGATAGACTGGGTATTCGGCAACTGGGTGGGAAGGCTTGCAATCCTGTTTGCCACCTTGTCACTGGTTTGGATGTGGTCGTTGCTGTACCGGGGCCAGATCGGCCTGCTGCGCATTCTGGCCGGATTTCAGGTGACCATGATCCTGCTTACCACTACGTACCGGCACTTTCCGAACATTGTGATCCTGAGAGGCGGTGGCTACCTTTCACTCCTCGAACACAGCGGACACGAAAAAACGATTGAGGCGCTGGGTATGGCGCTGCTGCTGGGCAGCGTGCTGATATTACCCGCGCTGATTTACCTCATTTACAGCTTCCAGCAAAAACCGCTCGATGCAGAGCATTATTGA
- a CDS encoding LytR/AlgR family response regulator transcription factor, whose amino-acid sequence MVKVLIIDDEFKARNVLQHYIESFVPEISEVRCAASVEEARRILVGYNPGIVFLDVEMPHQNGFDLLQDLDTPSFDIIFTTAYNHYAIQAIRFSALDYLLKPVDPDELIQAVQRHMSKHESYRHKRQLYENLVANIEKKEIKEFRLAVPSSEGVFFFTIAEIVRLEADRNYTVIHLKDKRPFVASKTLKHFEEMLDQFKFIRTHKSHLVNPEHIVRISNSNEFIVLSDGSQVEISRRKKDEVQLHLYLR is encoded by the coding sequence ATGGTAAAGGTTCTGATCATTGATGACGAGTTCAAAGCCAGGAACGTTCTTCAGCATTATATTGAAAGCTTTGTTCCGGAAATTTCAGAAGTGAGGTGTGCAGCTTCCGTCGAGGAAGCCCGTCGTATCCTCGTCGGTTACAATCCGGGGATTGTATTCCTGGACGTTGAAATGCCGCATCAGAATGGCTTTGACCTCCTGCAAGACCTGGACACCCCATCCTTCGACATCATTTTTACCACCGCCTACAATCATTACGCGATCCAGGCCATTCGTTTCAGTGCTTTGGATTACCTGCTGAAACCGGTTGATCCCGATGAGCTGATCCAGGCTGTGCAGCGCCACATGAGCAAGCACGAATCCTACCGCCACAAGCGGCAGCTCTACGAAAACCTGGTCGCCAACATTGAGAAAAAGGAAATTAAGGAGTTCAGGCTGGCGGTCCCTTCCAGCGAGGGTGTGTTCTTTTTTACCATCGCCGAAATTGTGCGCCTGGAAGCCGACCGCAACTACACGGTCATCCATTTGAAAGACAAACGTCCGTTTGTAGCCAGCAAGACGCTCAAACACTTTGAAGAAATGCTGGACCAGTTCAAATTTATCCGTACCCACAAGTCGCACCTCGTCAACCCGGAACACATCGTCCGCATCAGTAACAGCAACGAGTTCATTGTGCTTTCCGACGGGTCGCAGGTAGAGATTTCCAGAAGAAAAAAAGACGAAGTACAGCTGCATTTATATTTGAGATAG
- a CDS encoding AGE family epimerase/isomerase, translated as MNAAQLHDYRKEIYNHLTTELLPFWENRCVDKENGGFITHFDNAGNDSGEDEKSLIAQTRTVFTFSSAHRAGYGEGRYADIARHGVDFLIGKMWDEENGGFYWLMDRKGNVKIDEKIIYGHSFAMYSLAEYTLATGDPRGLEYAEKVFDLLQKHGADTYYGGYFEMFHRNWELKGPGAAGGDRKTLDAHMHLMEAFTTLYEASGKQVHRRKLLEIIELLIHRIMHPEYKTGIPQFWADWTVAPQIKFDIIWGWDRFSEDGMKAAAEDNTSYGHNVEFAWLLMHALDILDIPYSHFEDQLRASFDHAVAYGIDWEYGGVYVEGSHSGEVYDREKEFWQQAEVIIGMLDAYRVYKDEKYLEAYHATHRFVFDHMIHSEVGEWLPLLTRQGEPIWKHMSHSWKVNYHSVRSMVQAIVRLDKLLNA; from the coding sequence ATGAATGCAGCACAGCTTCACGATTACCGCAAGGAAATTTACAACCATTTGACCACAGAGCTCCTTCCATTTTGGGAAAATCGTTGTGTAGATAAAGAAAACGGCGGATTTATCACGCACTTTGACAATGCCGGAAATGATTCGGGCGAGGATGAAAAATCTCTGATTGCACAAACGCGGACGGTTTTTACATTCTCGTCTGCTCACCGGGCAGGATATGGTGAGGGGCGCTATGCAGACATTGCCCGGCATGGAGTCGACTTTCTGATCGGCAAAATGTGGGATGAAGAAAATGGCGGATTTTACTGGCTCATGGATCGGAAAGGGAATGTGAAGATTGACGAGAAGATCATATACGGACATAGTTTCGCCATGTACAGCCTGGCAGAATACACACTGGCTACGGGCGATCCGCGCGGCCTTGAATATGCTGAGAAGGTTTTTGACTTGCTTCAAAAACATGGTGCAGATACTTATTATGGCGGATATTTTGAAATGTTCCACCGCAATTGGGAGCTCAAAGGACCGGGAGCGGCCGGTGGTGACCGGAAAACGCTGGACGCGCACATGCACCTGATGGAGGCATTCACAACCTTGTACGAGGCCAGCGGAAAGCAGGTACACCGCCGCAAGCTGCTCGAAATCATAGAATTACTGATTCACCGGATCATGCATCCCGAGTACAAGACGGGCATTCCGCAGTTCTGGGCCGACTGGACCGTCGCACCCCAGATCAAGTTTGACATCATCTGGGGCTGGGACCGTTTTTCGGAAGACGGGATGAAGGCGGCGGCGGAGGACAATACCAGTTACGGGCACAATGTGGAGTTTGCCTGGCTGCTGATGCATGCGCTGGATATCCTGGATATTCCATACAGCCACTTTGAAGACCAGCTGCGCGCTTCGTTTGACCATGCGGTAGCCTATGGGATAGACTGGGAGTACGGAGGCGTGTATGTGGAAGGTTCACATTCCGGCGAGGTTTACGACCGGGAAAAAGAGTTCTGGCAGCAAGCGGAAGTGATTATCGGGATGCTCGATGCGTACCGCGTTTACAAGGATGAAAAATACCTGGAAGCATACCATGCCACCCACCGCTTTGTGTTTGACCATATGATCCACTCGGAAGTCGGCGAGTGGCTTCCGCTGCTTACCCGGCAGGGCGAGCCGATCTGGAAACATATGAGCCACTCATGGAAAGTGAATTACCATTCGGTACGCTCCATGGTGCAGGCAATTGTGCGGCTGGACAAACTGCTGAATGCATGA
- a CDS encoding 3-hydroxyacyl-CoA dehydrogenase family protein gives MNTNEIPVGIVGLGLMGCSIVTCLLIAGHPVVAIAPISADMGTAGNRIREHLQTARDKGLIGFDPEHYLQNLVISEDYGQLRPCRIVNECTIENVDIKASVYKKIEDVIAPDAILSSNTSAIPISTLQNLTRHPERFLGLHWTEPAHTTRFLEIICGDASDVQYGEYLYKLSHLWQKEPILVRKDIAGFITNRLMYAMYREAINLVENGYATIEDVDRSCRNNAGYFMTFVGIFRWMDLTGVPAYHTVMKNLLPTLFNGQEVPELIDKVVREGGKGVLNGHGFYEYEPGEPEMWEETFKEFTYDVRQLALKYPGDLVKRKLHGKEGNEG, from the coding sequence ATGAACACCAATGAAATTCCCGTGGGCATCGTCGGCCTCGGACTGATGGGCTGCAGCATTGTTACCTGCCTCCTTATTGCCGGTCATCCGGTCGTAGCTATCGCACCGATCAGCGCGGATATGGGTACTGCCGGTAACCGCATCCGCGAGCACCTGCAAACAGCCCGCGACAAAGGCCTGATCGGGTTTGACCCGGAGCATTACCTCCAAAATCTGGTGATCTCCGAAGATTACGGCCAGCTCCGGCCCTGCCGGATCGTCAATGAATGCACCATTGAAAACGTCGACATCAAGGCTTCGGTTTACAAGAAAATAGAGGATGTGATTGCGCCTGATGCGATCCTGAGCAGCAATACCTCGGCCATCCCGATCAGTACACTGCAAAACCTGACCCGTCATCCCGAACGTTTTCTGGGACTTCACTGGACAGAACCCGCACACACCACGCGCTTTCTGGAAATCATCTGCGGCGACGCGTCGGATGTGCAGTACGGCGAATACCTGTACAAACTTTCACATTTGTGGCAAAAAGAGCCGATCCTGGTGCGGAAAGACATTGCCGGATTCATCACCAACCGGCTTATGTACGCTATGTACCGTGAGGCGATCAACCTGGTGGAGAACGGCTATGCAACCATTGAAGATGTGGACCGCTCATGCCGGAATAATGCGGGCTACTTCATGACCTTTGTGGGCATTTTCAGATGGATGGACCTGACGGGTGTACCGGCCTACCATACGGTGATGAAAAACCTCCTTCCTACCCTCTTCAACGGTCAGGAAGTACCCGAACTGATCGACAAAGTGGTTCGGGAAGGCGGCAAGGGCGTGCTCAATGGTCATGGATTTTACGAATACGAGCCCGGCGAGCCCGAGATGTGGGAGGAAACATTCAAAGAGTTCACCTACGATGTGCGTCAGCTCGCACTGAAATATCCGGGGGATCTGGTTAAGAGAAAGTTGCACGGGAAAGAAGGAAACGAGGGCTGA
- the fucP gene encoding L-fucose:H+ symporter permease produces MSDRKTRLAVILITSLFFLWGFALNLNPILIPHLKKACQLSDFQSALIDSASYIAYFLIALPAGLFMKRYGYKSGITLGLVLFAIGTFMFYPAAEMRHFGFFLFALFVIASGLTMLETAANPYITVLGDPDSATQRLNFAQSFNGLAAFLAPLMGGTFILSGKTLTAQEQAAMSPTQLDAYLDAEASSVQLPFVIIGLVVLFVAVMIWRTTLPEIKDEEESGEAAGGSIWGEKNLILGTAAQFFYVGAQVCISSFFIRFSDKVAGIEEKTAAYFLAVALLAFMIGRFVGTYLMRFVAPPRLLAIYSIINVVLLIIAVTTQGMFAVYALVGVEFFMSIMFPTIFALSIRGLGEKTKIGSSLVIMAIVGGAFFPVIMGQVSDMSSIQTSYVVPAVCFLVVLYFAVRNNSVKQVKLGTAH; encoded by the coding sequence ATGTCCGATCGCAAGACGCGCCTGGCCGTCATTTTGATTACCTCCCTGTTTTTTCTCTGGGGATTTGCCCTCAATCTGAACCCGATTTTAATACCCCATTTAAAAAAAGCGTGTCAGCTCAGCGACTTCCAGTCTGCACTCATTGATTCTGCTTCCTACATCGCCTACTTCCTGATTGCACTGCCCGCCGGACTTTTTATGAAACGGTATGGTTACAAATCCGGCATTACACTTGGGCTGGTGCTTTTTGCCATCGGCACCTTCATGTTCTATCCCGCTGCCGAAATGCGGCACTTTGGTTTTTTCCTCTTTGCCCTGTTTGTAATTGCCAGCGGACTCACCATGCTCGAAACAGCCGCCAACCCGTACATTACCGTGCTCGGCGACCCGGATTCAGCAACCCAGCGGCTCAACTTCGCGCAGTCCTTCAATGGATTGGCGGCCTTTCTGGCTCCTTTGATGGGTGGCACTTTTATACTTTCAGGAAAAACGCTGACCGCTCAGGAGCAGGCAGCCATGTCGCCGACCCAGCTCGATGCCTATCTCGATGCAGAAGCCTCTTCGGTACAATTACCGTTTGTTATCATTGGTCTGGTCGTGCTTTTTGTTGCCGTGATGATCTGGCGCACAACCTTGCCGGAAATCAAGGACGAAGAAGAATCCGGCGAAGCTGCCGGGGGATCTATCTGGGGTGAAAAGAACCTTATACTGGGTACTGCCGCGCAGTTTTTTTATGTAGGCGCCCAGGTTTGTATCAGCAGTTTTTTCATTCGTTTTTCCGATAAAGTAGCCGGTATTGAAGAAAAGACAGCCGCTTATTTCCTCGCAGTGGCGCTGCTTGCCTTTATGATCGGGCGGTTTGTGGGCACTTACCTGATGCGCTTTGTTGCACCTCCCAGGCTGCTGGCCATTTACAGCATCATCAATGTAGTCCTTCTGATCATTGCGGTTACGACCCAGGGTATGTTCGCGGTGTACGCACTGGTTGGTGTGGAGTTTTTTATGTCGATCATGTTCCCTACCATTTTTGCGCTGAGCATACGCGGACTGGGTGAAAAGACCAAAATAGGCTCCTCGCTGGTGATTATGGCGATTGTCGGCGGCGCTTTTTTCCCGGTGATCATGGGCCAGGTGTCGGATATGTCGTCCATCCAGACTTCCTACGTTGTGCCGGCGGTTTGCTTTCTGGTAGTGCTGTATTTTGCCGTCCGGAATAATTCCGTGAAGCAGGTGAAGCTGGGGACCGCACATTGA